Proteins encoded in a region of the Limnothrix sp. FACHB-406 genome:
- a CDS encoding alanine--glyoxylate aminotransferase family protein has translation MDNKLMLMIPGPTPVPEPVLLAQAKHPIGHRSGDFGKIMAEVTENLKWLHQTQNDVLILASSGTGAMEAGIINFLSAGDRVLVGTNGKFGERWAEVAEAYGLTVETLTADWGKPLDPQAFADRLSADSDKSIKAVIVTHSETSTGVINDLQTINGHVKAHGALMMVDAVTSLGATSVPIDEWGLDVVASGSQKGYMIPPGLGFVAVSPKAWEAYKTATLPKYYLDLGKYRKDAAKNSTPFTPPVNLFYALQEALRLMKKEGLDNIFARHARLRAATRAAVAALNLPLYAPDDCASPAITAVMPQSVDAEQVRSVMRKKYDIALAGGQDALKGKIFRIGHLGFVSDRDVLTAIAALEATLIELGAEVTSGAGVAAAAKHLIG, from the coding sequence ATGGATAACAAATTGATGCTGATGATTCCGGGGCCCACCCCGGTTCCGGAACCCGTGCTGCTGGCCCAGGCCAAACACCCGATCGGTCACCGGAGCGGCGACTTTGGCAAGATTATGGCCGAAGTGACCGAAAACCTGAAATGGCTGCACCAAACCCAAAATGATGTGCTGATCTTGGCTTCGAGCGGCACGGGGGCCATGGAAGCCGGCATCATCAACTTCCTGAGCGCGGGCGATCGCGTGTTGGTGGGCACGAACGGTAAGTTTGGCGAACGCTGGGCCGAGGTGGCAGAAGCCTACGGTCTAACGGTGGAAACCCTGACGGCGGATTGGGGCAAACCTTTGGATCCCCAAGCCTTTGCCGATCGCCTGAGTGCCGACAGCGACAAGAGCATCAAGGCCGTGATCGTCACCCACAGCGAAACCTCCACGGGGGTGATCAACGACCTGCAAACTATCAATGGCCATGTGAAGGCTCATGGTGCGCTGATGATGGTGGATGCGGTCACCAGCTTGGGCGCAACCAGCGTCCCGATCGATGAGTGGGGCCTGGACGTGGTGGCTTCCGGCTCCCAAAAGGGCTACATGATTCCGCCCGGTTTGGGCTTTGTGGCCGTCAGTCCCAAGGCTTGGGAAGCTTACAAAACCGCAACCCTGCCCAAGTACTACTTAGATTTGGGCAAATATCGCAAGGATGCCGCCAAAAACAGCACGCCCTTCACGCCCCCTGTGAACCTGTTCTACGCGCTGCAAGAGGCCTTGCGGTTGATGAAGAAAGAAGGGCTGGACAATATCTTTGCGCGCCATGCTCGCTTGCGGGCCGCGACCCGGGCGGCCGTGGCGGCCCTGAATTTGCCGCTCTATGCACCCGATGATTGCGCCAGCCCGGCGATTACGGCGGTGATGCCCCAGTCCGTGGATGCGGAACAGGTGAGATCGGTGATGCGCAAGAAGTACGACATCGCCTTGGCCGGTGGTCAGGATGCGCTGAAGGGCAAGATCTTCCGCATTGGTCACTTGGGCTTTGTGAGCGATCGGGACGTGCTGACGGCGATCGCCGCTCTGGAAGCCACTTTGATTGAGTTGGGGGCTGAGGTGACCTCCGGCGCTGGGGTGGCAGCAGCGGCCAAGCATCTGATCGGCTAA
- the psbM gene encoding photosystem II reaction center protein PsbM: MQVNDLGFIASILFVAIPAAFLLILYIQTASRENSKG; the protein is encoded by the coding sequence ATGCAAGTTAATGATCTCGGCTTCATTGCCAGCATTCTGTTTGTGGCAATTCCTGCTGCCTTTTTGCTGATTCTTTACATCCAGACCGCCAGCCGCGAAAACAGCAAGGGCTAA
- a CDS encoding peroxiredoxin has protein sequence MAIQVGDRAPDFSLPAQTGETITLSQFAGKQPVVLYFYPKDDTPGCTIEACAFRDSYEAFQGAGAAVIGVSSDSVDSHKTFAEKYSLPFALVSDRDGALRKAYGVPNTLFVVPGRVTYVIDKAGIVRHQFNDLLNAKGHVTEALKIVQGLG, from the coding sequence ATGGCTATTCAAGTGGGCGATCGCGCGCCGGATTTTTCCCTGCCAGCTCAAACGGGCGAAACCATTACCCTGAGTCAGTTTGCGGGTAAGCAACCCGTCGTGCTCTACTTTTACCCCAAGGACGACACGCCCGGTTGCACGATCGAAGCCTGTGCTTTCCGCGATAGCTACGAAGCCTTTCAAGGGGCCGGCGCAGCAGTGATCGGCGTGAGCAGCGACTCCGTGGATTCCCACAAAACCTTCGCGGAAAAATATAGTCTGCCCTTCGCCCTCGTGAGCGATCGCGATGGGGCCCTGCGCAAGGCCTACGGTGTCCCAAACACGCTGTTTGTGGTTCCGGGCCGGGTTACCTACGTCATCGACAAAGCGGGCATTGTGCGCCACCAGTTCAACGATCTGTTGAATGCCAAGGGCCACGTGACCGAAGCGCTCAAAATTGTGCAAGGGTTGGGCTAG
- a CDS encoding glutathione peroxidase: MATITDLSVKTIDGEDRALSSYQGQVLLIVNVASYCGYTPQYQGLQALHEKYSAQGLRILAFPCNDFGSQEPGTNDQIKTFCSTRYSVTFELFDKVHAKGAEQHPLYARLTSEAEPTGDVAWNFEKFLIGKNGEILGRFPSRIAPDSAELIGAIEQALAA; encoded by the coding sequence ATGGCAACCATCACCGATCTCTCAGTCAAAACCATTGACGGCGAAGACCGTGCCCTCAGCAGCTATCAAGGGCAGGTGCTTTTGATTGTGAACGTGGCTTCCTATTGTGGCTACACGCCGCAATATCAAGGACTTCAGGCCTTGCATGAAAAATATAGTGCCCAAGGTCTGCGGATTTTGGCCTTTCCTTGCAACGATTTTGGTTCCCAAGAACCCGGAACCAATGACCAAATTAAGACCTTCTGCTCAACGCGCTACAGCGTGACTTTTGAGCTGTTTGACAAGGTACATGCCAAGGGAGCCGAGCAACACCCGCTCTATGCCCGCCTAACCTCGGAAGCCGAGCCGACTGGGGATGTGGCGTGGAACTTTGAAAAGTTTCTGATTGGTAAAAATGGCGAAATTCTGGGTCGTTTCCCCAGCCGCATCGCACCGGATTCGGCTGAATTGATCGGCGCGATCGAGCAGGCCCTGGCTGCCTAA
- a CDS encoding DUF3747 domain-containing protein translates to MGSWAAIPTPATPKSTTFDQQEVDQSRFIAIAQPLGTDSFKLLVLEQVSNQRLCWAESGNYPVVVDPLLVNFNFTGICGRSIDSNGFSVRVAKRDLGLQYSLRLSRRFNSVVLQGVPFGANGGPVMDIASTRGFTSGFLKLQLFPGWRFTKRSYQGRPLGHVYFTNDSFDSAVTPKDNPERSPEKPQPAVN, encoded by the coding sequence ATGGGATCATGGGCCGCAATACCCACCCCAGCCACGCCTAAATCCACTACATTTGATCAACAGGAAGTTGACCAATCGCGCTTCATTGCGATTGCGCAGCCCCTTGGCACGGATTCTTTTAAGCTCTTGGTTTTGGAGCAAGTGTCTAACCAGCGGCTTTGCTGGGCCGAAAGTGGAAACTACCCCGTAGTGGTTGATCCATTGCTGGTTAACTTCAATTTCACAGGTATTTGTGGACGTAGCATTGATAGCAATGGCTTCTCTGTTCGAGTAGCCAAACGTGATTTAGGGCTGCAATATTCCCTCCGTCTCAGCCGTCGATTTAATTCAGTGGTGTTGCAAGGAGTGCCCTTCGGTGCCAATGGTGGCCCGGTGATGGACATTGCCAGCACCCGAGGATTCACTTCTGGATTTTTGAAGCTGCAACTTTTTCCCGGATGGCGATTTACCAAACGCTCCTATCAAGGCCGCCCCTTGGGCCATGTTTACTTCACCAACGATTCTTTTGATTCGGCGGTGACCCCCAAGGACAACCCGGAGCGATCGCCCGAGAAGCCTCAGCCTGCGGTCAATTAA
- a CDS encoding photosystem II high light acclimation radical SAM protein, whose product MADRILYVRLPCNPIFPIGVVYLADHVHKQFPAIEQRLFDLGTVPPLDFKAALDAEIDAFRPTLLVFSWRDIQIYAPVGGRGGNPLQNAFEFYYAKNPLIKLRGALGGLRVTSAYYAELWRNQGLIRRGLRRARRYNSSARAVVGGGAVSVFYEQLQRSLPKGTIVSVGEGETLLEKLLRGESLDQERCYIAGETKPRVGLVHEPPAPLEKTACNYAYIQTIWPAFSYYFRDRDFYIGVQTKRGCPHNCCYCVYTVIEGKQVRINPAVEVVAEMQQLYQLGVRNFWFTDAQFIPARRFIEDAKELLKNVLAAGMTDIHWAAYIRADNLDPELCDLMVKTGMNYFEIGITSGSQELVRKMRMGYNLRTVLQNCRDLKAAGFEDVVSVNYSFNVIDETYETIRQTIAYHRALEEVFGADKVEPAIFFIGLQPHTHLEEYALKKEILKPGYDPMSLMPWTARKLLWNPEPLGSFFGEVCLEAWRSNSNDFGREVMRILERRLGRSSLEAALSAPIAPKTQSRELIKTP is encoded by the coding sequence ATGGCCGATCGCATTTTGTACGTCCGACTGCCCTGTAACCCCATCTTCCCGATCGGGGTGGTTTATCTCGCTGACCACGTACACAAGCAGTTTCCCGCGATCGAGCAGCGGCTTTTTGACCTGGGAACCGTGCCGCCCTTGGACTTCAAAGCGGCCCTTGATGCGGAAATCGATGCCTTCCGGCCCACCCTGCTGGTTTTTTCCTGGCGCGACATTCAGATCTATGCACCCGTGGGCGGCCGTGGTGGCAATCCGCTGCAAAATGCCTTCGAGTTTTACTACGCCAAAAACCCCCTGATCAAGCTTCGGGGAGCCTTGGGTGGTTTGCGGGTCACCAGCGCCTACTATGCGGAACTTTGGCGCAATCAGGGCCTCATTCGGCGGGGACTGCGCCGGGCCCGACGCTACAATTCCAGCGCCCGGGCAGTGGTGGGCGGCGGGGCCGTCAGTGTGTTTTATGAACAGTTGCAGCGATCGCTTCCCAAGGGCACGATCGTCTCCGTTGGGGAAGGGGAAACCCTGCTGGAAAAACTGCTGCGAGGCGAGTCCTTAGACCAGGAACGCTGTTACATTGCCGGGGAAACGAAGCCCCGTGTGGGCCTGGTGCATGAACCACCTGCGCCCTTGGAAAAAACCGCCTGTAACTACGCCTACATTCAAACGATCTGGCCGGCCTTTAGCTACTATTTCCGCGATCGGGACTTTTATATCGGTGTGCAAACCAAGCGCGGTTGCCCCCATAACTGTTGCTATTGCGTCTATACCGTCATTGAGGGCAAGCAAGTTCGGATTAATCCGGCCGTTGAAGTGGTTGCAGAAATGCAGCAGCTTTATCAATTGGGTGTTCGCAACTTTTGGTTCACCGATGCCCAATTTATCCCGGCTCGGCGCTTCATTGAAGATGCCAAGGAATTGCTCAAAAATGTCCTGGCGGCTGGCATGACGGATATTCATTGGGCTGCCTATATTCGCGCCGATAACCTCGATCCAGAACTCTGTGATCTGATGGTGAAAACGGGCATGAACTATTTTGAAATTGGGATTACTAGCGGATCCCAAGAACTGGTGCGCAAAATGCGAATGGGCTATAACTTGCGCACGGTTCTGCAAAATTGTCGTGACCTAAAAGCGGCTGGTTTTGAGGATGTGGTTTCGGTTAATTACTCCTTCAATGTGATTGATGAAACCTATGAAACCATTCGCCAAACCATCGCCTATCATCGGGCCCTGGAGGAAGTTTTTGGGGCTGACAAGGTGGAGCCAGCAATTTTCTTCATTGGTTTGCAACCCCATACTCACCTGGAAGAATATGCCCTCAAGAAGGAAATTCTGAAACCCGGTTATGACCCCATGAGCCTGATGCCTTGGACGGCGCGGAAGCTGCTCTGGAATCCGGAACCGTTGGGGTCGTTTTTTGGGGAAGTGTGCCTGGAAGCTTGGCGCAGCAACAGCAATGATTTCGGCCGGGAAGTGATGCGAATTTTGGAGCGTCGGTTGGGCCGCAGCTCGTTGGAGGCGGCCCTTTCGGCCCCGATCGCCCCAAAAACCCAAAGCCGCGAGCTGATCAAAACGCCCTAG
- a CDS encoding DUF1830 domain-containing protein, which yields MAQIIDPIPNDDRQKLLCCYVNATSKIQVARITNIANWYFERVVFPGQRLVFEALPEAQLEIHTGMMASSILSDRIPCSELSFEEDMESLIDSPERANETVNRETETRSDPEPAVSVGA from the coding sequence ATGGCACAAATTATCGATCCCATTCCCAATGACGATCGGCAAAAGCTCCTTTGCTGCTACGTCAATGCCACGAGCAAGATTCAAGTTGCTCGGATCACGAACATTGCGAATTGGTATTTTGAACGGGTGGTTTTTCCGGGACAACGCTTGGTTTTTGAAGCGCTGCCAGAAGCACAACTGGAAATTCACACGGGCATGATGGCTAGCTCAATTCTTTCTGATCGAATTCCCTGTTCAGAATTGTCTTTTGAGGAAGACATGGAGAGTCTAATTGACTCGCCCGAGCGTGCGAATGAAACCGTTAATCGGGAAACCGAAACCCGTTCGGATCCGGAACCGGCCGTTTCGGTTGGGGCCTAG
- a CDS encoding DUF4079 domain-containing protein: MNLPDFLWLWRIAAWSMGLTLTAYSLLGVTGVVLRRDRLRSSDRALAMTTTMATTLPSWLRPLHITLGIGLVALVLLLLGVGIVGTLGHFGSLGHSPHLLAGLTVVGLVGLSAWSASRIAIERPWARSLHWRTNLVLCLALLWVLGTGWTVVQKYLP, from the coding sequence TTGAACCTGCCGGATTTTTTGTGGCTGTGGCGAATTGCCGCATGGTCAATGGGCCTGACGCTGACGGCCTATAGTTTGCTGGGTGTGACGGGAGTGGTGTTGAGGCGCGATCGCTTAAGGTCTAGCGATCGCGCCTTAGCTATGACAACGACTATGGCAACGACCCTTCCAAGCTGGCTGCGCCCGCTGCACATCACCCTGGGCATTGGGTTGGTGGCGTTGGTGTTGCTGTTGCTGGGGGTGGGAATTGTCGGCACGCTGGGGCATTTTGGCAGCTTGGGCCACTCGCCCCACCTGCTGGCGGGATTGACCGTGGTGGGGTTGGTCGGCTTGTCGGCTTGGAGTGCGAGTCGGATTGCGATCGAGCGCCCTTGGGCCCGATCGCTCCATTGGCGCACTAATTTGGTTTTGTGCTTGGCCTTGCTGTGGGTATTGGGAACCGGTTGGACTGTGGTGCAGAAATACCTGCCCTAG
- the argH gene encoding argininosuccinate lyase: MSNSSQTQTWSQRFESALHPAIARFNASIGFDIELIEYDLTGSQAHARMLGHQGIIAPEEAEQIVAGLEQIRQEYRAGQFNPGVEAEDVHFAVERRLTELIGDAGKKLHTARSRNDQVGTDTRLYLRNQIDQIRQQLLDFQGALLTLAETYVETPIPGYTHLQRAQPVSLAHHLLAYVEMTARDWERLGEIRRRTNLCPLGSGALAGTTFPIDRHYTAQLLGFDRPYANSLDGVSDRDFAVEFLCAASLIMVHLSRLSEEVILWCSEEFGFVKLGDTCSTGSSIMPQKKNPDVPELVRGKTGRVFGHLQALLVLMKGLPLAYNKDLQEDKEALFDTVKTVQGCLEAMTILFSEGLSFRTARLEAAVSEDFSNATDVADYLAAKGVPFREAYNLVGKVVRTCLEAGKLLKDLTLEEWQALHPAFEADIYGAIAPQQVIAARNSFGGTGFAQVREALAAARDRHQTAIAAPQG, from the coding sequence ATGAGCAATTCCAGCCAAACCCAAACCTGGAGTCAACGTTTTGAAAGCGCGTTGCATCCGGCGATCGCCCGTTTTAATGCCAGTATCGGGTTTGATATTGAACTAATTGAATATGACTTGACCGGTTCCCAGGCCCATGCCCGGATGTTGGGTCACCAGGGGATTATTGCCCCCGAGGAAGCCGAGCAAATTGTGGCGGGTTTAGAGCAAATTCGCCAGGAATATCGCGCCGGTCAGTTCAACCCGGGTGTGGAAGCGGAGGATGTCCACTTTGCGGTGGAACGACGGCTCACGGAACTGATTGGCGATGCGGGCAAAAAGCTGCACACGGCTCGATCGCGCAATGATCAGGTGGGAACCGATACGCGCCTGTATTTGCGAAACCAGATTGACCAAATTCGCCAGCAATTGTTGGACTTTCAAGGGGCCCTGCTGACTTTGGCGGAAACCTATGTGGAAACGCCGATTCCGGGCTATACCCATCTGCAACGGGCCCAACCGGTGAGCCTCGCCCATCACCTGCTGGCCTATGTGGAAATGACGGCTCGCGACTGGGAACGGTTGGGCGAAATTCGCCGCCGCACCAATCTTTGTCCTTTGGGAAGCGGGGCCCTGGCAGGCACAACGTTCCCGATCGACCGCCACTACACCGCCCAACTGCTGGGGTTTGATCGCCCCTACGCCAACAGCCTGGATGGGGTGAGCGATCGGGACTTTGCCGTGGAGTTCCTCTGCGCCGCCAGCCTGATCATGGTTCACCTGTCACGCCTCTCCGAGGAAGTGATCCTCTGGTGTTCTGAAGAATTTGGGTTTGTGAAACTGGGCGACACCTGCTCCACCGGTTCCAGCATCATGCCCCAAAAGAAAAACCCTGACGTGCCGGAGTTGGTGCGCGGCAAAACCGGGCGCGTGTTTGGCCATCTCCAAGCCCTATTGGTGTTGATGAAGGGCTTGCCCCTGGCCTACAACAAAGACCTGCAAGAGGATAAGGAAGCGCTCTTTGACACGGTGAAGACGGTTCAAGGCTGCTTGGAAGCCATGACCATTCTGTTCTCCGAAGGATTGAGCTTCCGCACGGCTCGGTTGGAAGCGGCCGTCAGCGAAGATTTCTCGAATGCGACGGATGTGGCTGATTACTTGGCCGCCAAGGGCGTACCCTTCCGGGAAGCTTACAACCTGGTGGGCAAGGTGGTGCGCACCTGTTTGGAAGCGGGCAAGCTGCTGAAGGATCTGACCCTCGAAGAATGGCAGGCGCTGCACCCGGCGTTTGAGGCCGATATCTATGGGGCGATCGCACCTCAGCAGGTGATTGCTGCCCGCAATAGCTTTGGGGGAACGGGGTTTGCGCAGGTGCGAGAGGCCTTGGCCGCCGCCCGCGATCGACATCAGACCGCGATCGCTGCTCCACAGGGTTAA